Proteins co-encoded in one Brassica oleracea var. oleracea cultivar TO1000 chromosome C4, BOL, whole genome shotgun sequence genomic window:
- the LOC106337374 gene encoding lysine histidine transporter 1 codes for MVSQPPQDDYDEKSARQKEIDAWLPITSSRNAKWWYSAFHNVTAMVGAGVLGLPYAMSQLGWGPGITVMVLSWMITLYTLWQMVEMHEMVPGKRFDRYHELGQHAFGEKLGLYIVVPQQLIVEIGVCIVYMVTGGKSLKKFHDLVCDDCKPIKLTYFIMIFASVHFVLSHLPNFNSISGVSLAAAVMSLSYSTIAWAASASKGVQEDVEYGYKAKSTAGTVFNFFSGLGDVAFAYAGHNVVLEIQATIPSTPEKPSKGPMWKGVIVAYIVVALCYFPVAFVGYYIFGNGVEDNILMSLKKPAWLIATANMFVVIHVIGSYQIYAMPVFDMMETLLVKKLNFRPTTILRFCVRSFYVAATMFLGMTFPFFGGLLAFFGGFAFAPTTYFLPCIIWLAIYKPRKYSLSWWANWVCIVFGIFLMVLSPIGGLRTIVIQAKEYKFYS; via the exons ATGGTATCTCAACCTCCTCAAGATGATTAT GATGAGAAATCAGCGAGACAAAAAGAAATAGATGCTTGGTTACCAATTACTTCATCAAGAAATGCTAAGTGGTGGTACTCTGCTTTTCACAATGTCACCGCCATGGTTGGTGCCGGAGTTCTCGGCCTCCCTTACGCTATGTCTCAGCTCGGCTG GGGACCAGGAATTACAGTAATGGTTCTCTCATGGATGATAACACTATACACATTATGGCAAATGGTAGAAATGCACGAAATGGTTCCGGGAAAGCGTTTCGATCGCTACCACGAGCTCGGACAACACGCGTTCGGGGAAAAACTCGGTCTTTACATAGTCGTGCCGCAACAGCTGATCGTGGAAATAGGCGTTTGCATCGTTTATATGGTCACTGGAGGCAAATCGCTAAAGAAGTTTCATGATCTTGTTTGTGATGATTGTAAACCCATCAAACTTACTTACTTCATCATGATCTTCGCTTCTGTTCACTTCGTCCTCTCTCATCTCCCCAATTTCAATTCCATATCCGGTGTGTCTCTTGCCGCCGCAGTTATGTCTCTAAG CTACTCAACAATCGCATGGGCAGCTTCGGCGAGTAAAGGTGTACAAGAAGATGTTGAATACGGTTACAAAGCAAAATCAACGGCCGGTACGGTTTTCAATTTCTTCAGCGGTTTAGGTGATGTTGCATTCGCTTATGCGGGCCACAACGTGGTCCTTGAGATCCAAGCAACGATCCCTTCGACTCCTGAGAAACCTTCAAAAGGTCCGATGTGGAAAGGAGTCATTGTTGCTTACATCGTCGTCGCGCTCTGTTATTTTCCGGTGGCCTTCGTTGGATATTATATTTTCGGGAACGGTGTTGAAGACAATATCCTCATGTCACTTAAGAAACCGGCTTGGTTAATCGCGACGGCAAACATGTTCGTTGTGATCCATGTTATTGGTAGTTACCAG ATTTATGCAATGCCGGTTTTTGACATGATGGAAACTTTGTTGGTCAAGAAGCTTAATTTCAGACCGACCACGATTCTCCGGTTCTGTGTTCGCAGTTTCTATGTTG CTGCAACAATGTTTCTAGGTATGACGTTTCCTTTCTTTGGTGGGCTTTTAGCGTTCTTTGGTGGATTCGCGTTTGCTCCGACGACATACTTC CTTCCTTGCATAATTTGGCTAGCTATCTACAAACCTAGGAAGTACAGCTTATCTTGGTGGGCCAACTGG GTATGTATCGTGTTTGGTATTTTCTTAATGGTCTTGTCGCCGATTGGAGGGCTAAGGACGATCGTTATTCAAGCAAAGGAATACAAGTTTTACTCGTAA
- the LOC106341285 gene encoding uncharacterized protein LOC106341285, producing the protein MKTDYGKQREASACDDVTDQDKTVVSRIMQRFRPIAPKPPVGESSDDTKSCRFLRRNRRSKRKYVRVRNKNISSGSSNNNKDMRCSNKKACGDGEKIKTDLDEEIGGEDKSDIVTLQLLPDKDKDHQAGKDNTDPSDMDPRTSLNISSSLDRTVVESWLTVECVNNTCTELGGYHKLQLSRMNEGEEIVMRMLYFDTCPWLVSDGSNRVYWINRAYRNMLGDPNAEVTIKVWLVVATDLMEEMSCMVESYGAVTCRVRVRYDTPTWRNEKSHSESEVKMTVPCDVWRMGSSGGLAWRLDVESALTLGR; encoded by the coding sequence ATGAAGACAGACTACGGAAAGCAGCGGGAAGCTTCTGCTTGCGATGATGTTACGGATCAAGACAAGACCGTTGTAAGCAGGATAATGCAACGGTTCCGTCCAATCGCACCAAAACCACCTGTCGGCGAATCTTCTGACGACACAAAGAGTTGCAGATTCCTCCGAAGAAACCGAAGATCTAAACGAAAGTATGTTAGGGTTCGGAATAAAAACATTAGTAGTGGTAGCAGTAATAATAATAAAGATATGAGATGTAGTAATAAGAAAGCTTGCGGCGATGGAGAGAAGATAAAGACGGATCTTGATGAAGAGATAGGCGGTGAGGATAAAAGCGATATCGTCACACTTCAGTTGCTTCCGGATAAGGATAAAGATCATCAAGCTGGTAAGGATAATACGGATCCGAGTGATATGGATCCAAGAACGAGTTTAAATATATCATCATCTTTAGATCGGACGGTGGTGGAGTCGTGGTTGACGGTAGAGTGTGTGAATAACACATGTACTGAACTGGGAGGGTATCACAAGCTACAGCTAAGCCGTATGAATGAGGGGGAGGAGATAGTGATGAGGATGCTGTATTTTGACACGTGTCCTTGGTTAGTTTCTGATGGATCAAACCGGGTCTATTGGATCAACCGGGCGTACCGGAATATGTTGGGAGATCCGAATGCAGAGGTGACTATCAAAGTATGGCTGGTGGTGGCGACGGACCTTATGGAAGAGATGTCGTGCATGGTGGAGTCGTACGGTGCGGTGACATGCAGGGTTAGGGTTCGGTATGATACGCCGACGTGGAGGAATGAGAAGAGTCACTCGGAGTCAGAAGTGAAGATGACTGTGCCGTGTGATGTATGGAGGATGGGATCATCAGGTGGGTTGGCTTGGAGATTAGATGTTGAATCAGCTCTAACACTTGGAAGGTAA